CAGCCAGAaaagagaggaggaggaggagcaggaGGTTGAGATCCAGCAGCAAGAGAGCAAAGAGAATCCTAACTTGGATGGTGGAGTGGATGAGGAGAGCCGGAAGCAAGTAGATCTGGAGGATCAGAGCTCGCAGCAGCAGCAAGAAGAGGAGCAAACTGGGGATGAAAGTGGGAATCAAGAGCAAtcacagcagcagcagcagcagcagcagcgagAAGATGAGCAAGTTGGGGCTGGAAGTGAGAATCAAGAGCAAtcacagcagcagcagcaagaGGAGGGGGATGGGAATCAGGATGATGGAAGCCAGGCTCAATCCGAACAACAAGAGGGCAACAACGAGGAGCAGCAGCAGcaagaacaacaagaacaacaggAACAGCAGGAACAGCAAGCTGATTCTGGAGAGAATGATACTGCATCGCAGCAGCAAGTAGAGGAGAATAGCTCTAATGGGGCAAATGATGAAACCCGGCAGCAGAACGAGGGAGATGAGAAGCAGCTCAGTGATCCCAATGTCGGGGAGTCTATTGCGGATGGGGATCGTTTGGAGGTCTCCAATGATAGTGATGGGAACAAGAGGCCTTGGGCAACACAAGCTGACCAATCGGATAATGAGAAGGAGAGACGCAAAGAAGAGGAAGCTGATGAACAAGGGAAATCTCAATCCAATGAAGGTAGTGAAGATGTTCAGAATTTATTAGGGTATGAATGGGAGCTCTGCAATGTCACTGCTGGTCCTGATTACATCCCTTGCCTTGACAACACAAAGGTCATCAAGAAGCTTCATAGTTTAAGGCATTATGAGCATCGGGAGCGACATTGCCCCGAGGAGCCCCCGACTTGCCTTGTTCCCCTTCCGAACGGATATAGAAGGCCCATCGAGTGGCCTAAGAGCAGAGATAAGGTGAGAAATGAGAATTGTAAGCTTTGGTGTTGATAATATTGAAGctcttcttttttattagttatgCTGCGACTTTTGCAGATATGGTACAATAATATTCCTCATACAAAACTTGTGGAAGTTAAGGGCCATCAGAATTGGGTGAAAGTTGCAGGAGAGTACCTTACTTTTCCAGGAGGTGGAACGCAGTTCATTCATGGGGCTctgcattacattgattttaTTCAACAGGTGAATACAATCTGCCTTAGTTTACTAGGATTGTCGTTGATGTTTTATTAAGTGGAAATATATTGGTTTGTAGATAAATTGTTTGAATAATTCACAACTAATTGACAAGCTGTGAAATCTGTTTTATGTATAGTGTTATGCATAAAATGGGGTTTTGATTTGCAATTGAGGAAGTTATATATGAAGGATGCAAATGAATTGCTGACAAGGTAGGGAATTGGACTGAGAGATGTCTGCATATTATTATCAAGAGGCTGCGATGCATCAAACATCTATGGCATGCAGTTAGAGTGTATTATAGACATTGTGTAGTATGCACATCATTGTCACAGCTTTATGAGATATTATGCTAGTGTCACAAATGCTTGGTTCCACCATATGGTTATCATATGGGACTTCATTGTATGGCAATGTTGTTAAACCTTTTTTAACCAAGAATTTTTCATGTCTTTCTTGTAAAATTGAAGCatgacttctttttctttccttttgttgcAGTCTGTGCATGATATTGCTTGGGGGAAACGTACAAGAGTCATACTAGATGTTGGATGTGGTGTCGCCAGTTTTGGTGGTTATCTTTTTGAGAGAAATGTTCTTGCAATGTCGTTTGCTCCAAAAGATGAACATGAAGCTCAAGTTCAGTTTGCTCTTGAGCGAGGTATTCCAGCAATATCTGCTGTGATGGGTACTCAACGCTTGCAGTTTCCAGGCAGGGTTTTTGACCTTGTGCACTGTGCCCGCTGCCGTGTCCCATGGCATGCAGATGGTATTTGATCctgaatttcatattttgttcaGATTATATTTTGATGCTTTCCCAAAATGTTAGTGCTGAGCAGGTTGTTTGTGTTAATGTAGGTGGCACCCTTCTTTTAGAATTAAACCGTGTTCTTCGTCCTGGTGGTTATTTTGTGTGGTCGGCCACACCCGTCTATCAGAAACTTAAAGAAGATGCTGAAATTTGGAAAGGTTGGTGTATTTATCCATCACAAATCTCTCACTTTGAGATACATTTTTGTAGGTCTGAACCTTTTCATTCTCCTGTTTCTCAGCTATGACTTCTCTGACTATATCGATGTGTTGGGATCTTGTCACTATCAAGAAAGACAAACTAAACGGTGTTGCTGCTGCTATTTACCGCAAACCTGTTTCTAATGAATGTTATGAGAACAGGAAACATCACAACCCTCCCATGTgcaatgaagatgatgatccaAATGCAGCTTGGTAAGTTAATATtggtttaaaattttgattaactatTTGGTTTTCTGCATCTTTACCCATCCATTTTTACATATAGAGATAAATTTATGTCTATCATTGACATGCTTATTGATTATTCCTCAAGCACTCTCCCAAATTAttcccctttttcttttctaactACTGGAGGAAATTTGGTTATTCAACGCTTGCCAACACCATCCTTTAATTCAGAATCTTATATGCCTTTTTGTTATCCCTGTATAAATTTAGTGGAATAGAAGTTGTTTTATGTGATTTTCTGTGGAGAGTGTAATCTAAGatttaattgatgaaaattatCATTGAAAAATCTCAAGTTGAAGTATCAAAATTCATCAACTCTAGAATAAGAAATTGTTGTTTGCTTATGACTGTGATTTAATTGGCTCTGATGCCTTAACTGATGACCGTCTCTTCACTCTTCAGGTACATTCCCTTGAAGGCCTGCATGCATCGGGTGCCTGTTGATGCATCCGAACGAGGATCAAAATGGCCAGAGCAATGGCCACGGAGAGCAGCAAGTGCCCCCTATTGGCTGAACAACTCTCAGGTGGGTGTCTATGGAAGGCCAGCACCTGATGATTTCAGATCAGATTATGAACACTGGAAACGGGTTGTGACAAAGTCATATCTCAATGGTCTTGGTGTTGACTGGTCTAAAGTGAGAAATGTTATGGACATGAGAGCTGTCTATGGAGGGTAAGAAATTCTTTAGTGAAATCTTATAACAAACACTTATGTTTCTATTCAGCAAATTGGTCTGAAAATGGTGAATCTATTTCAGGTTTGCTGCTGCTCTAAAAGATTTGAATTTGTGGGTCATGAATGTAGTGAACATTGATGCTCCTGACACATTGCCAATCATTTATGAACGCGGTCTCCTCGGTATTTACCATGACTGGTGTGAATCATTCAGCACATACCCCAGAACCTATGACCTCCTGCATGCTGATCATCTATTTTCACAGTTAAAAGAAAGGTATATTTGCTTGTACATTCAGTTTATCCTCCATTCTTCATCTGATTTCCCTTTAATACTGTCAAAACATGTACTGAACTTTTAGGTGCAATATTGTGCCGGTGATGGCTGAGATTGATCGAATAGTTAGACCGGGTGGAAAACTTATTGTTCGTGACGAGACTGGCATTGCAAGTGAAATAGAGAATGTACTGAAATCTATGCACTGGGAGATCCGATTAACCTTCTCGAAAAATCAAGAAGGGATACTTTGCGCGGAGAAAACCGAATGGCGGCCCGAAAAATATGCAGCTTCATCCTGATCAGATGCCTTCAGTAATGAGAATCTGGTGAGTTCTTTCTATAGCATGGTTTAGTTGTTCCATATAAGGAACccattattttttgtttctggAGCTCTACATATTTATTCTGATAATGGAAAAtgtatattgtattttttattagtgtCATTCATATTAAACATTGCTTCAGTTAATTAAGTCTCCAGCCCAACCTAATATTTGCAAATGTGAGATTTATTTCCCTTCCTGGCTCTGCCTTTTGTTTCCAATTCGGCGTCTTTTGTACTATGAAATACTTTATTAATGTGTAATTAATTCAATACTTATTTATCtgaattctctctctctcttcatcaCCAAGCTACTGTCAGGTTTAAACATGGATATAATTTAAATGCCATTTTGTAAGTTTTAGTAATGGGTGTCTCTTGGCTCTTCCCCATTATTATAAtggtggataaatcacaacatTACGGTTGAAGTCAGTTTCggtaattagtattttttttacattatgtTTGAAAGATTTTGAACTTAATATCTCTTAAACAATAAAAAGccaataaattatgttttgattttttttttaaatttttttcagtaGCCCATTGTTTTGCAACTTAATTTCCTGCTGATAAATTTGGCTTCCCCATCTGGaggtatttaaatattttatatggaAAAATTCCTCATTCTCAAGTCTCCCATTATTTCTGAGTGGTGTGCCACCCAGCCTGGAAAACATCATGCCCATAAAGACAATGAAAAGGAATAATctcttcaaaatttcaaatctgTTTTTCCTCCCTTCTCCATAATTAGTTTTCCTAAAAAATAAGGCATGAATTTATAGTTTCAAAAAAGAGCTGACCCTTTGAAAAAATCAACATCACTGTTCAAAACCAAACCCAAGCCATCATCTTTGatcaaaatcaaactcaacACGGCCAAGCCATCTTTCCTTTGACCTTTCTCATTCCACCCCTCCAGTCTATAAATTGTATTACATACATGCAAACCCCAAACAcccaaacacacaaacacactcAATACCAAAATTCCATCCATCTCAATGGATTGTTCAACCAAGATCAAGAAGAGTCTCCACTATTATCTACTAACCTTCATTATCCTCTACTACACCACCACATTCTCCGCCGCAACAACCACCTGCCATTCCGGCGACAAGGCTGCACTCTTGGCATTCAAGGCCGGCATTACCGATGATCCTTCCGGCCTTCTCTCTACTTGGAACTCCACTACCAACTGCTGCTCTAATTGGGATGGAGTCTCCTGCCATTTCACAACCGGCAGGGTCGTCAACCTCTCTCGCCCGGGCCTCTCCTCCGGCCCTGATTCTATCATTGACACCTCCATGGCCGGCACCATCTCCCCTGCTCTCGGCCGCCTTACTGCCCTCCGTGTCCTTGACCTCAGCTCCCTCAAACAACTCTCCGGCCAGATTCCTCCGTCTCTTGGCCACCTTTCCAAACTCACcgtcctcttcctcttctccaaCAACCTCACTGGACCTATTCCTCATACTCTTAGAAATCTCAAACAcctccaaagactcctccttGATTCCAACCAACTCTCCGGCGAGATCCCTTTCTCACTCTTCACACCATCTTCTCCGATGACTGACCTGACACTCAATCAAAATCAACTCTCCGGCGTCATACCAAACTCCATCGGCCACCTCACCGCTCTCAAGAGACTTGATATTCATAGCAACAACTTCTCTGGTTCTATTCCAAACAGCATCGGCAACCTTCAACAACTCACTTACCTTGACTTCTCCGAGAACCAAATCTCCGGTGTTCTTCCGGCCAGCATTGGCCGGCTTGTTAATCTTGGCTTACTCTATCTGAATGACAACTTTCTCAATGGTAACATTCCTTCTTCTATTTCCGGTTTGGCCTCACTTCAGTTCTTCAGATTGTCCAACAACCAGCTCACCGGAGAGATTCCGGCGTCCATTGGAGAGCTCCAGCAACTCCAACGTGTTACCTTTGAGAACAACAAGCTCAACGGAAAGCTCCCTTCTTCTCTTGGAGGTCTCACCAGCCTCACCGAGATCTACCTCTCCGGCAACCAGTTCACCGGCCGGATTCCTTCAAGCATCGGTGATCTTTCAAGCCTTCAAACATTAGATTTATCAAATAACAAGCTCTCCGGCCCACTCCCTCGCAGTCTCACCAAGCTCAAGAACCTCCAAGAACTCTACCTCTCATTCAATCCTCTCCGGCTGGTCACCATCCCGGACTGGCTCATCGACATGAAACTCTTCAAGCTAATGCTCGCCGGAACCGGCATCAAAGGCCAGCTTCCAGTGAAGCTATTATCCACAGCCTCATCCACATCATCACTAGACTTATCAAGCAACGAGCTCACCGGAGAACTACCTCACTGGATCGGTGAGATGTCTGGGCTCTCCTTCTTGAACCTCTCTAACAATGGCTTCCATTCTCGCATCCCCGAAGAGTTCAAAAACCTCACCTTGCTCATGGACTTGGACCTCCACAGCAACGCCTTCTCCGGCGAGCTCCGTCCAGTGTTGGCTAAGAGTACAAGTGACCCACTGGGACACTACAACTCACTAGACCTTTCTTGCAACCAATTCACCGGAGGTATCGACGAGGACATCGGAGAGTTACCGGCGATGGACACGTTGGAGAGTCTAGTGCTGTCGGACAACCCATTGGGTGGGAATATTCCGGCGACGTTGAGGAAACTGGAGAACCTCAGGGTGGTGGCCTTGGCGAAGAATGGTTTGACCGGTGGTGTACCGGCCGGAGTGCTGGACATTGCCAGTTTGACGGAGTTTGACGTCCCTGACAACCGGCTCACCGGAGAGATTCCGGCGCATACGGCGAGGGTTCCGGCGGCCGGGTTTAGAGGCAACCCTGGGTTATGTGGGAATCCACTGCCGCCGTGTCGCCGTGAAGTTCCTTGAAAATCGGAgaagattttttcttttctttttttatttatttatttatttatgtttgttttttgtgtGTTGTTGTGTGTGTTTGTTATTTGGGTTTTTGGATAAGAAAGAGTCAAAAAATAggaatttttaacttttatggAGTCAGAGGTAGAGGTAGAGGTAGAGGTTGGTGGAAACAAAATAGAAGCATCTTTGGTTCTTCCAAgatatgttattttaaacatttatagAAAGGAACAATTTgaaatttgagtttgattattatttttatttttatttttaatccaacAATTTCTAAAGAGTCTTGGGATTTAAACTAGAGCACTAGTCATGTAgcaatatacttttttttaaagagagatatggtttttaatttaaattttttaataaatattgataaactacagatttattaaaaaaaaaaaaaaaaatacaaaaagaagtTCTCTCAGCAAAAATaaagtatataatataaaaatatataaaaccaaaaaaataaatgacaattgGGCTGGTAAAAAACACTGTCTGATAACACAGACTGCTCATTTGGTTTAAGATTTTTgcacttaaaaaattaaaaaaagttttgttaAAGTTATCAAGAAGAATAAAGATTAAGAGTTTTACTGTGATCGACATTTCTCATaaagatttaaataattaaaatatctaccacttatattaataataaatatatatatatatatgggaaacaAGAGCAGATGGTGACTGAGCAAATTATGAAAAACACAGTTAAATGAGTTGTGACGAAATCATATGTGTCAGTCAGTAGTCTCTGCATTTGACTGGTCTAAAGAAAGAAATGCTGTGAACATGAGAGCTGTACAACGTGGGGTTGGTAAACAGTTTAAAAAACTCCTGAGCAATTTTAAATGCTAttcaacaaaaacattaataaactCAACCTTGATCTTGATCCACCCACCTTGAGCTATCATCACTTGAGAGTTGAGAGATATAACAAATATGAGACTTTGTGAACTTTCCTGTTTGGATATccttttgcatttcttttttgttattttgtactggtttttatcttaataaattataataatatatctgtgatttttttttgtgaaaaattatatatatatatatttaatgtataaTGCTTCACAAAAGCCGAAAGAGAGGACCACGCTCAATTATGTGAAGCTTTGATGAAGCTTCATTGCACAATGTACTGCCAGCATGTcctcttcttattttttgttctcagcctcattttattttattcatctgtgtataaatagtcattttgcgcatatatatatatatataattccatCAAAATACATACTGAGTTTTATGTGGGACTCGTGCACTGTTCTTCTCCAAAATTGTACGATAGAAATTAATTCtgaataaatcattaaatcatTGTTTGAATAAATCAACTACTAAACTTTCAATTATTAAagcaaaaatataaagaattagAAACTCATTTTTGAGTTTGAATCAAACCATGCCCATTGGCCTACATCCAccaattaaacataaataaataacaatgcccctaaaattttcagttttgagTTTGCTTCACCTAAAATTTGCGagtaaacatttatataaatattagataATAAGCAAATAGATCATCTATAAACTCTAacgaaaaaaacaaatttaatcaatCTGAATACAAACTAttacttaaattattattattattattattttatttttttaacaatgacAACACGAGTTGTTAAAAGAATAAGTAAATATGAGATGCACTAATTATTATAGTTTAacgatctttttaaaataaatctttaCTGCCATGTAACCTTGATTAAGAAAAAACACTAATTTTCTCCTAAAAGACCCGCATTAGAACTAGTAAATAGTattgttatataatattatatgtgTGAACAATACTGCCTAGTAAGATTTTAAATTGTAGCACTCTTGTGCAATTTGTCATGAGACCCATACacaatctttatttttctataaaaaaatttaatataatatttcttatGAAACATCTTGGAAaaaacaaattcttttttttttctttttctttttttctttttcttttttcttttgctttgttttttctttttattttttctttcttaaaagAGCAATGGGCTCAATGAGATCAACTTAAGgagcaagaaaacaacaaacccaataaaaaagcaaaaaatcaaCGTTTGACTTTTACAAAAAGTCTACGTTGACAAGGCGGCAGTGGGTCCCCACACAACCCTGGGTTCCCTCTAAACCCCGCCGCCGGGACCCTCGCCTTATGCGCCGGAATCTCTCCGGCGAGCCGGTTGTCAGAGACGTCAAACTCCGTCAAGCCGGCAATGTCCAGCACTCCTTCCGGTATCCCACCGATCAATCCATTCTTCGCCATGGCCATCACCCTGAGGTTCTCCAGTTTCCTCAACGTCGCCGGAATATTCCCACCCAATGGGTTGTCCGACAGCACTAGACTCTCCAACGTGTCCATCGCCGGTAACTCTCCGATGTCCTCGTCGATGCCTCCGGTGAACTGGTTGCAAGAAAGGTCTAGTGAGTTGTAGTGTCCCAGTGGGTCACTTGTACTCTTAGCCAACACTGGACGGAGCTCGCCGGAGAAGGCGTTGCTGTGGAGGTCCAAGTCCATGAGCAAGGTGAGGTTTTTGAACTCTTCGGGGATGCGAGAATGGAAGCCATTGTTGGAGAGGTTCAAGAAGGAGAGCCCAGACATCTCACCGATCCAGTGAGGTAGTTCTCCGGTGAGCTCGTTGCTTGATAAGTCTAGTGATGATGTGGATGAGGCTGTGGATAATAGCTTCACTGGTAGCTGGCCTTTGATGCCGGTGCCGGCGAGCATTAGTTTGAAGAGTTTCATGTCGATGAGCCAGTCCGGGATGGTGACCAGCCGGAGAGGGTTGAATGAGAGGTTGAGCTCTTGGAGATTCTTGAGCTTGGTGAGATTGAGAGGGAGTGGGCCGGAGAGTTTGTTACTTGATAAATCTAATGTTTGAAGGCTTGAAAGATCACCGAAACTTGAAGGAATCTGGCCGGTGAATTGGTTGCCGGAGAAGTATATGTTGTTGAGTTCGGTGAGACCActgagagaagaaagaagctcTCCGTTGAGCTTGTTGTTAGCGAAGTTAAGATGTTGTAGTTGTTTGAGCTCTCCAATGGACGAAGGAATCTCTCCGGTGAGATGGTTGTTGAACAATCTGAAGAACTGAAGTGAGGCCAAACCGGAAATAGAAGAAGGAATGTTACCAATGAGATGGTTGTCATTCAGATAGAGTAAGCTAAGATTGACAAGCCGGCCAATGCTCGCCGGAATACCACCAGAGATTTGGTTGTCAGAGAAGTCAAGGTATGTAAGTTGTTGAAGGCTGCCGATGCTGTTTGGAATAGAACCAGAGATGTTGTTGCTGTGAATGTCGAGTCTTTGGAGATTGGTGAGGTGGCCGATGGAGTTTGGTATGACGCCGGAGAGTTGATTTTGGTAGAGAGTCAGGTCAGTCATCGGCGAAAATGATGTGAAGAGTGAGGAAGGGATCTCGCCGGAGAGGTGGTTGGAGTCAAGAAAGAGTCTTTGGAGGTGTTTGAGATTGCTAAGAGTTTGAGGAATAGGTCCGGTGAGGTTGTTGGAGTAGAGTAAGAGGACGGTGAGATTGGAAAGGCGGCCAAGAGACGGAGGAATCTCGCCGGAGAGTTGCTTGAGGTCGCTGAGGTCGAGGACACGGAGGGCGGTAAGGCTGCCGAGAGCAGGGGAGATGGTGCCGGACATTGAGGTGTCGGTAATGTCACTGCCGGAGTAGAGCCCCGGCCGAGAGAGATTGACAACCCGGCCGGTTGTGAAGTCACAGGTGACTCCGGCCCAGTCGGAACAGCAGTTGGTATTGGAATTCCAATTAGAGAGGAGGCCGGAAGGGTCATCGGTGATGCCGGCCTTGAATGACAACAGCGCCGCCTTGTCACCGGAGTTGCAGGTGGTTGTGGCGGAGCTTGTGGTGGTGTAGCAGAGGATGAATGTTAG
This genomic stretch from Dioscorea cayenensis subsp. rotundata cultivar TDr96_F1 unplaced genomic scaffold, TDr96_F1_v2_PseudoChromosome.rev07_lg8_w22 25.fasta BLBR01001193.1, whole genome shotgun sequence harbors:
- the LOC120255769 gene encoding probable LRR receptor-like serine/threonine-protein kinase At1g34110; this translates as MDSLYCCILTFILCYTTTSSATTTCNSGDKAALLSFKAGITDDPSGLLSNWNSNTNCCSDWAGVTCDFTTGRVVNLSRPGLYSGSDITDTSMSGTISPALGSLTALRVLDLSDLKQLSGEIPPSLGRLSNLTVLLLYSNNLTGPIPQTLSNLKHLQRLFLDSNHLSGEIPSSLFTSFSPMTDLTLYQNQLSGVIPNSIGHLTNLQRLDIHSNNISGSIPNSIGSLQQLTYLDFSDNQISGGIPASIGRLVNLSLLYLNDNHLIGNIPSSISGLASLQFFRLFNNHLTGEIPSSIGELKQLQHLNFANNKLNGELLSSLSGLTELNNIYFSGNQFTGQIPSSFGDLSSLQTLDLSSNKLSGPLPLNLTKLKNLQELNLSFNPLRLVTIPDWLIDMKLFKLMLAGTGIKGQLPVKLLSTASSTSSLDLSSNELTGELPHWIGEMSGLSFLNLSNNGFHSRIPEEFKNLTLLMDLDLHSNAFSGELRPVLAKSTSDPLGHYNSLDLSCNQFTGGIDEDIGELPAMDTLESLVLSDNPLGGNIPATLRKLENLRVMAMAKNGLIGGIPEGVLDIAGLTEFDVSDNRLAGEIPAHKARVPAAGFRGNPGLCGDPLPPCQRRLFVKVKR
- the LOC120255782 gene encoding probable methyltransferase PMT27 encodes the protein MGTHGKGSRGKRSPASYVSTVSMVVFVAFCVLGVWMLASSSIVPTSHSQPTAAARLSTSRSFLKDPPPRFEDHLLAEEDGWQRWCWCKLSNIKRSSSRGRRSSQKREEEEEQEVEIQQQESKENPNLDGGVDEESRKQVDLEDQSSQQQQEEEQTGDESGNQEQSQQQQQQQQREDEQVGAGSENQEQSQQQQQEEGDGNQDDGSQAQSEQQEGNNEEQQQQEQQEQQEQQEQQADSGENDTASQQQVEENSSNGANDETRQQNEGDEKQLSDPNVGESIADGDRLEVSNDSDGNKRPWATQADQSDNEKERRKEEEADEQGKSQSNEGSEDVQNLLGYEWELCNVTAGPDYIPCLDNTKVIKKLHSLRHYEHRERHCPEEPPTCLVPLPNGYRRPIEWPKSRDKIWYNNIPHTKLVEVKGHQNWVKVAGEYLTFPGGGTQFIHGALHYIDFIQQSVHDIAWGKRTRVILDVGCGVASFGGYLFERNVLAMSFAPKDEHEAQVQFALERGIPAISAVMGTQRLQFPGRVFDLVHCARCRVPWHADGGTLLLELNRVLRPGGYFVWSATPVYQKLKEDAEIWKAMTSLTISMCWDLVTIKKDKLNGVAAAIYRKPVSNECYENRKHHNPPMCNEDDDPNAAWYIPLKACMHRVPVDASERGSKWPEQWPRRAASAPYWLNNSQVGVYGRPAPDDFRSDYEHWKRVVTKSYLNGLGVDWSKVRNVMDMRAVYGGFAAALKDLNLWVMNVVNIDAPDTLPIIYERGLLGIYHDWCESFSTYPRTYDLLHADHLFSQLKERCNIVPVMAEIDRIVRPGGKLIVRDETGIASEIENVLKSMHWEIRLTFSKNQEGILCAEKTEWRPEKYAASS
- the LOC120255767 gene encoding LRR receptor-like serine/threonine-protein kinase FLS2 translates to MDCSTKIKKSLHYYLLTFIILYYTTTFSAATTTCHSGDKAALLAFKAGITDDPSGLLSTWNSTTNCCSNWDGVSCHFTTGRVVNLSRPGLSSGPDSIIDTSMAGTISPALGRLTALRVLDLSSLKQLSGQIPPSLGHLSKLTVLFLFSNNLTGPIPHTLRNLKHLQRLLLDSNQLSGEIPFSLFTPSSPMTDLTLNQNQLSGVIPNSIGHLTALKRLDIHSNNFSGSIPNSIGNLQQLTYLDFSENQISGVLPASIGRLVNLGLLYLNDNFLNGNIPSSISGLASLQFFRLSNNQLTGEIPASIGELQQLQRVTFENNKLNGKLPSSLGGLTSLTEIYLSGNQFTGRIPSSIGDLSSLQTLDLSNNKLSGPLPRSLTKLKNLQELYLSFNPLRLVTIPDWLIDMKLFKLMLAGTGIKGQLPVKLLSTASSTSSLDLSSNELTGELPHWIGEMSGLSFLNLSNNGFHSRIPEEFKNLTLLMDLDLHSNAFSGELRPVLAKSTSDPLGHYNSLDLSCNQFTGGIDEDIGELPAMDTLESLVLSDNPLGGNIPATLRKLENLRVVALAKNGLTGGVPAGVLDIASLTEFDVPDNRLTGEIPAHTARVPAAGFRGNPGLCGNPLPPCRREVP